A section of the Telopea speciosissima isolate NSW1024214 ecotype Mountain lineage chromosome 3, Tspe_v1, whole genome shotgun sequence genome encodes:
- the LOC122654618 gene encoding probable glucuronoxylan glucuronosyltransferase IRX7 — protein sequence MVFRRTTKSSKRFYLRMKLLDRHGNFCYRYIRWVLCLSLSLYFISSYLISSSTTPTSLHKATVSTLRTSSSVSRALFETNTTDLQQPKSQKPILSRGVFNDLKVYIYDLPPKYNSDWLANERCSKHLFAAEVAIHKALLSGDVRTLDPSEADFFFVPVYVSCNFSSQNGFPAIGQARPLLASAVRLISSELPFWNRSGGADHVFVASHDYGACFHAMEDEAIADGIPEFLKRSIILQTFGVRYRHPCQAVENVLIPPYVSPESVQSTLERAPESGKRDIWVYFRGKMEAHPKNASGHFYSKRVRTVIWQKYHRNRKFYLKRQRYDGYQSEIVRSVFCLCPLGWAPWSPRLVESVALGCIPVIIADGIQFPFADVVRWSQISLTVAEKDVGKKLGRILEHVVATNLSGIQRNLWDPEIRRALLFNHKIQVGDATWQVLDALSRKLDKSYRSSRLLGQRRFDT from the exons ATGGTGTTCAGAAGAACAACGAAGAGTAGTAAACGCTTCTATTTGAGGATGAAGCTCTTAGACCGTCATGGAAACTTTTGTTACAGATATATCAGATGGGTTCTTTGCTTATCTTTAAGCCTCTATTTCATCAGCTCTTACCTCATCAGTAGCTCCACCACACCCACATCACTGCATAAAGCCACCGTCTCTACTTTGCGAACCAGCAGCAGCGTTTCCCGAGCACTGTTCGAAACCAACACGACGGATCTGCAACAACCCAAAAGCCAAAAACCAATCTTGTCTCGAG GTGTCTTCAACGATCTAAAGGTATACATCTACGATCTCCCCCCGAAATACAACAGCGACTGGCTGGCAAACGAGAGGTGCAGTAAGCATCTGTTCGCTGCAGAAGTCGCTATACACAAGGCTCTGTTGAGTGGCGATGTAAGGACGCTCGATCCATCGGAAGCCGATTTCTTCTTTGTCCCAGTTTACGTTTCCTGCAACTTCAGTTCTCAGAATGGATTTCCGGCGATTGGTCAAGCGCGGCCTTTGTTGGCGTCAGCGGTGCGCCTCATCTCTTCTGAACTGCCGTTCTGGAATCGAAGTGGTGGGGCTGATCATGTTTTCGTTGCTTCCCACGATTACGGAGCCTGTTTTCATGCTATG GAGGACGAAGCGATCGCAGATGGGATTCCGGAATTCTTGAAGAGATCGATTATATTGCAGACATTTGGAGTCAGATACCGGCATCCCTGCCAAGCCGTGGAGAATGTACTGATTCCGCCTTATGTGTCGCCGGAGAGCGTACAATCGACGCTCGAGAGGGCGCCGGAGAGCGGCAAGAGGGACATTTGGGTCTACTTCAGAGGGAAGATGGAAGCTCATCCCAAGAACGCCAGCGGACATTTTTACAGCAA GAGGGTAAGGACGGTTATATGGCAGAAGTACCACCGGAACCGGAAGTTTTACCTGAAACGGCAGAGATACGACGGATATCAATCAGAGATCGTGCGGTCGGTGTTTTGCCTCTGCCCGCTAGGGTGGGCCCCGTGGAGTCCCAGACTGGTTGAATCGGTCGCCCTTGGTTGCATCCCTGTTATCATCGCCGACGGTATCCAATTCCCTTTCGCTGACGTAGTCCGGTGGTCGCAGATCTCGTTGACGGTGGCGGAGAAGGATGTGGGGAAGAAGTTGGGAAGAATACTGGAGCATGTGGTAGCGACCAATCTCTCTGGCATCCAGAGGAACCTGTGGGACCCAGAGATAAGACGGGCCCTACTTTTCAACCATAAGATCCAGGTTGGCGATGCGACGTGGCAGGTTCTAGATGCCCTATCTAGGAAGCTAGATAAGTCCTACAGAAGTTCAAGGTTGCTTGGCCAACGGCGTTTCGACACGTGA
- the LOC122654619 gene encoding ACT domain-containing protein ACR10-like isoform X2, producing MGIPYDDVVIITPPEKEGEPSVITVNCPDKTGLGCDLCRLILFFGLNIVRGDVSTDGKWCYIVFWVVGKPTTRWDLLKRRLVGACPSCSSASVIYYYRSELQQQKPPDIFLLKFCCFDRRGLLHDVTQVLCELELIIRRVKVSTTPDGRVVDLFFITDTRELMHTKKRREDTCDRLRDVLGDGMISCEIELTGPEIVTCSQNSSFLPVAAMGDMFRLELPEDHPSGSPIANNVSVTMDNSLSPSHTLVQIICQDHKGLLYDIMRTLKDYNIQISYGRFSMNERRQCEVDLFIMQADGKKIVDPSKQIALKSRLGMEVFRPLRVAVVSRGPDTELLVANPVELSGKGRPLVFYDITLALKMLDTCIFSAEIGRHMIGDREWEVYRILLDEGDGPSVPREKIEEEVTKMLMGWK from the exons ATGGGTATTCCTTATGACGACGTGGTTATTATCACGCCACCAGAGAAGGAAGGTGAACCTAGCGTCATTACTGTGAACTGCCCAGACAAGACTGGATTGGGTTGCGATCTCTGCCGTTTAATTCTCTTCTTTGGGTTGAATATTGTAAGAGGAG ATGTTTCAACGGATGGGAAGTGGTGCTACATCGTGTTCTGGGTTGTAGGAAAACCCACGACGAGGTGGGATTTATTAAAAAGGAGACTGGTTGGGGCATGTCCTTCTTGTAGTTCTGCTTCGGTAATTTACTATTATAGGTCGGAGTTGCAGCAACAGAAGCCTCCTGACATTTTCCTTTTGAAGTTTTGTTGTTTTGATCGAAGAGGGCTTTTGCACG ATGTTACACAAGTCCTCTGCGAGCTTGAGCTCATAATCAGGAGAGTCAAGGTATCGACCACTCCAGATGGAAGAGTAGTGGACCTTTTCTTCATCACAGACACCAG GGAACTTATGCATACAAAGAAGAGGCGGGAAGATACTTGTGATCGTTTGAGAGATGTTTTGGGGGATGGGATGATCAGTTGTGAGATAGAATTGACTGGTCCTGAAATTGTCACATGTTCACAGAATTCCTCATTTCTCCCTGTTGCAGCCATGGGAGATATGTTCAGGTTAGAGCTTCCTGAAGATCATCCAAGTGGGTCTCCAATCGCCAACAATGTTTCTGTTACAATGGACAATTCCCTCAGCCCTTCTCACACACTTGTCCAAATCATTTGCCAAGATCACAAAGGTCTCCTCTATGACATTATGAGAACCTTGAAGGATTATAATA TCCAGATTTCTTATGGTCGTTTCTCGATGAATGAAAGAAGACAATGTGAGGTGGATTTGTTCATAATGCAAGCAGATGGAAAGAAGATAGTTGATCCAAGCAAGCAGATTGCATTGAAGTCTCGCCTTGGGATGGAAGTGTTTCGTCCTCTAAGAGTAGCTGTGGTTAGCCGAGGTCCTGATACAGAACTTCTGGTTGCAAACCCTGTAGAATTATCCGGCAAGGGCCGGCCACTTGTTTTTTATGACATCACCCTTGCACTCAAGATGCTCGATACGTGCATCTTCTCG GCTGAGATTGGGAGGCATATGATTGGGGATCGAGAATGGGAAGTTTACAGAATCCTTCTTGACGAGGGGGACGGCCCTTCAGTGCCAAGGGAGAAGATCGAGGAGGAAGTCACAAAGATGTTGATGGGTTGGAAATGA
- the LOC122654619 gene encoding ACT domain-containing protein ACR10-like isoform X1 yields the protein MGIPYDDVVIITPPEKEGEPSVITVNCPDKTGLGCDLCRLILFFGLNIVRGDVSTDGKWCYIVFWVVGKPTTRWDLLKRRLVGACPSCSSASVIYYYRSELQQQKPPDIFLLKFCCFDRRGLLHDVTQVLCELELIIRRVKVSTTPDGRVVDLFFITDTRELMHTKKRREDTCDRLRDVLGDGMISCEIELTGPEIVTCSQNSSFLPVAAMGDMFRLELPEDHPSGSPIANNVSVTMDNSLSPSHTLVQIICQDHKGLLYDIMRTLKDYNIKISYGRFSMNERRQCEVDLFIMQADGKKIVDPSKQIALKSRLGMEVFRPLRVAVVSRGPDTELLVANPVELSGKGRPLVFYDITLALKMLDTCIFSAEIGRHMIGDREWEVYRILLDEGDGPSVPREKIEEEVTKMLMGWK from the exons ATGGGTATTCCTTATGACGACGTGGTTATTATCACGCCACCAGAGAAGGAAGGTGAACCTAGCGTCATTACTGTGAACTGCCCAGACAAGACTGGATTGGGTTGCGATCTCTGCCGTTTAATTCTCTTCTTTGGGTTGAATATTGTAAGAGGAG ATGTTTCAACGGATGGGAAGTGGTGCTACATCGTGTTCTGGGTTGTAGGAAAACCCACGACGAGGTGGGATTTATTAAAAAGGAGACTGGTTGGGGCATGTCCTTCTTGTAGTTCTGCTTCGGTAATTTACTATTATAGGTCGGAGTTGCAGCAACAGAAGCCTCCTGACATTTTCCTTTTGAAGTTTTGTTGTTTTGATCGAAGAGGGCTTTTGCACG ATGTTACACAAGTCCTCTGCGAGCTTGAGCTCATAATCAGGAGAGTCAAGGTATCGACCACTCCAGATGGAAGAGTAGTGGACCTTTTCTTCATCACAGACACCAG GGAACTTATGCATACAAAGAAGAGGCGGGAAGATACTTGTGATCGTTTGAGAGATGTTTTGGGGGATGGGATGATCAGTTGTGAGATAGAATTGACTGGTCCTGAAATTGTCACATGTTCACAGAATTCCTCATTTCTCCCTGTTGCAGCCATGGGAGATATGTTCAGGTTAGAGCTTCCTGAAGATCATCCAAGTGGGTCTCCAATCGCCAACAATGTTTCTGTTACAATGGACAATTCCCTCAGCCCTTCTCACACACTTGTCCAAATCATTTGCCAAGATCACAAAGGTCTCCTCTATGACATTATGAGAACCTTGAAGGATTATAATATAAAG ATTTCTTATGGTCGTTTCTCGATGAATGAAAGAAGACAATGTGAGGTGGATTTGTTCATAATGCAAGCAGATGGAAAGAAGATAGTTGATCCAAGCAAGCAGATTGCATTGAAGTCTCGCCTTGGGATGGAAGTGTTTCGTCCTCTAAGAGTAGCTGTGGTTAGCCGAGGTCCTGATACAGAACTTCTGGTTGCAAACCCTGTAGAATTATCCGGCAAGGGCCGGCCACTTGTTTTTTATGACATCACCCTTGCACTCAAGATGCTCGATACGTGCATCTTCTCG GCTGAGATTGGGAGGCATATGATTGGGGATCGAGAATGGGAAGTTTACAGAATCCTTCTTGACGAGGGGGACGGCCCTTCAGTGCCAAGGGAGAAGATCGAGGAGGAAGTCACAAAGATGTTGATGGGTTGGAAATGA